One Armatimonadota bacterium DNA window includes the following coding sequences:
- a CDS encoding PEP-CTERM sorting domain-containing protein, producing the protein MTRILYAVLAVVFLLSLAVSVSVASPPVIAPWVVTKAYDAQKQMNEYIYTLDYQHGWDYAGPIFDFHLNLGNWTPGQIEIVPPENWAGSWDGGTYGCQDPSGNYPITVGNYCWGYWKIYVRPGYGDGTTTCYFTDWPHMPGVVAQQMGVLIPAVPEPGSLLVLGSGLMVLAGSIVRKRR; encoded by the coding sequence ATGACGCGGATACTGTACGCGGTCCTTGCGGTCGTGTTTCTTCTGAGTCTCGCAGTGTCTGTTTCAGTTGCGAGTCCGCCGGTGATCGCTCCCTGGGTGGTTACCAAGGCGTACGACGCTCAGAAACAGATGAACGAGTATATCTACACGCTCGACTACCAGCACGGTTGGGACTATGCTGGACCCATATTCGACTTCCATCTGAATCTCGGGAACTGGACACCCGGCCAGATAGAGATCGTTCCGCCCGAGAACTGGGCAGGGTCATGGGACGGCGGCACATACGGGTGTCAGGATCCAAGCGGGAACTACCCCATCACGGTCGGCAACTACTGCTGGGGTTACTGGAAGATCTACGTGCGCCCCGGATATGGAGATGGCACCACTACGTGCTATTTTACCGACTGGCCGCACATGCCGGGCGTAGTCGCACAGCAGATGGGCGTGCTGATCCCTGCGGTTCCTGAGCCCGGATCGCTGCTCGTACTGGGCTCCGGCCTTATGGTCCTCGCGGGTT